DNA sequence from the Verrucomicrobiota bacterium genome:
TTGATTTCCTTCAAGACGTTCGCCCGCGGCAAAGAGCGGCGCCCGACCGGTGCGGAATGCTTCCGCTGACATATCGCGGGTCTTGAAGTTGTAGTGAATATTGTCACCGACCCAGGTTTGATCGTCGCGCTGGATGCGGACGTGGCCCTCGGCGAAGACTTCGGTCGTCTCCTGATTCAAAGTGGCTTTGTCGGCGGTGAGGACTGCGTTGTCATATTTTAAAACAACGTCCGGGCCGGCGGTGACCAGGCCGGTCTTCAGATCGATACTGGACTCGAACTGAGGATTCAAGGATTCGACCTCCAACGCCGGTTCTTCTGGGGACTGTTGCGCGACAGCAATCGTCATCGATACGAAGGGCAGAACAAGAATCGCGCGCAAATTTCTCATCAGGTGGGCAGAGCTAAACAGAGGGCGTTCGAGCTGCCAAGTGGGATTTGCTTTGATATGGGGTTGAGTTCGGTTCGAGTCAGCACCGGCTTGAGTTGTCGGAAGCCTCAACTTTCTCCAGCGGAATTCGCCCTTGGCATACGAACCGCTTGTCTTGGTTCGTGATGAAGAATATGGCAACTAAAGTACAACTGATGAAGATTTTGAAAGAAACGTGTCCCTTGCCGCGCGACTCAGTCCGCCGCGCCCCGGCCACCGCGGCGGCGCTCTACATGTTGCAGTTGCGTTCCCATGTCCTCGAGACCACTTCACCCAAATTCAGATTGACTGTCTCCGTCGAGCCGGCCAACGGCACGGAATTCCATCCGCAGCCCGTGAAGATCATCCATCGCTGAAAGCCTTGGTTGATGAATCAGAGTTGTGTCTTCTCCGCCCGCCTTTCACTTCGCGAGCAAACTGACGACTTTTAAGGCCGCGCGTGACTGAAATGAGTCACCCACTGGCCAGAATCGAGTCACTGCCTTGTCCCAATCGGACCGAGGTCAGAATCACGGAGAACGGAATTCCACCGTGTAGCCCAGTTGTTTGAACAGATTCTTCAGCTGCGCCTGCGCCCGTTCATCCGCGTCCTTCAAAATACCTCCGCTACGCGCGGCGCGGCGGATGTCATCCACGGCATTCTGGCGGGCGGTTTGTTCCAGGTCTTTGTCGAAACTCCGCAAGAACCCGGTCGTGCGTTCGACAATCTTGGTTTGTTTGTCATCCAGATAGACGTCAGTGATTTGCGACGGCGGAAGCGTGAGGACGACTTTCTTCTCCATCACTTGCAAGTCGGCGGGCTTGAGCTCGCTCAAATCCACGCCGGCCTTGACGATGCCATGCGCCACCAAGAGAACCCGGCTTTCACCCGCGAACGCCTGACCCAGCAGATTTTTGGGCGGGTCCTCCAGCACGACGATTTTTTCCATGACATACTTGACGGTGACCAGTTGTGAAAGCGTCTGCACCTGCTTGAGCAGAGTGGCCGTGTTGTAAACTTTGGGAGCCGAACCAAATCCGGCCAGGCGCGGCAAGACACTTGCCAGCCAGAGACCAAAAATGATCGCCACGAGAATTGCGGCGATGACCAGCAGCCTTTTGAACATGAATCGACTGTAACTTTTTCCGCGCGCTTGCAAAGTCCGAAAACTTTGAACTTTGAACTTAGAACTTTGAACTTAGAATGTCGCCATGAACTTGCATGCTGTGGGACAATTCCCCGCCTACCGTCCGCGGCGGCTGCGTCAATCGCCCGTCCTGCGCCGGCTCGTGAGCGAGACGCAATTGAGCGTCGCGCAACTGGTGTTGCCGATGTTCGTCCGCAGCGGACGCAAAGTGCGCCGCCCCGTCGCCGCAATGCCCGGCGTGTTTCAACTGTCACCTGATGAATTGGTGCGCGAGGCGACGCGGGCGCAGGAGATGGGCGTGCCGGCGGTCTTGTTGTTCGGCATTCCGGACCGCAAGGACGCCAAAGCTTCGGGTGCCTATGCGGCGAATGGCATCGTGCAACAAGCCGTGCGTCGTTTGAAACATGAGCTGCCGGACCTGCTCGTCATTACTGATGTCTGCCTCTGTGAGTACATGGAGCACGGGCATTGCGGCATCGTTCAGCGCGACAAAACTGGCGGGCGGATTCTGAACGATCCCTCGCTGAAGCTGCTCGCCCGCGCGGCGTTGAGCCACGCGGAAGCCGGCGCGGACATGGTGGCGCCGAGCGACATGATGGATGGCCGGGTGCGCGTCATCCGGGAACAACTGGACAAAACCGGTTTTCCCGAAACTCCCATCATGTCCTATGCGGCCAAGTTTGCGTCCGCTTTTTACGGACCGTTTCGCGAAGCGGCAGAGTCGGCGCCGAAATTTGGTGACCGACGCAGTTATCAGATGGACCCGGCCAACGCCGCGGAGGCGCTGCGCGAGGTTGCGTTGGACATTCAGGAAGGGGCGGACATCGTCATGGTCAAACCCGCGCTCGCGTACCTGGATATATTGCACCGTGTGAAAGCAGAATTTGGCTATCCCACGGCAGCGTATGCGGTGAGCGGTGAATATTCGATGATTAAAGCGGCGGCGTCCAAAGGCTGGATTGATGAGCGAACGGTCACTCTGGAAAGTCTGCTGGCCATGCGCCGTGCGGGTGCGGACATTTTGATCACCTACGCCGCTTTAGATGTTGCCCGTTGGCTCAAGGAAAAATAAACGGCGGCGTGAAACCAGCCGGCGAATAATGCGCCAGTTTATTTGGCCTGCTGCAGAGCGATGAAGAGCAGGACCGCAATGATCACCGCGACAATAATTCCGAAAACAATGAAGTACTTGTTGGCTTTGTCGGTCTTCTTTGAAAAGGCCTTGCTAGTCGTATCGAAGCCGCTGGTGCGCGGACCTTGCTCCAGGTCGTTGAGCTTTACCCCTTGCGGAATCACCATGGTTTGATCGACCGTTTTTTTGGCAGTCGAGCCCGGTGTGTCGGATTCCAAGCGCACCTCAATCTGGCCGAGCCGGAGGATCTGGCCCGGCTTCAGCACTCCTTCGGTGATCTTCTGGCCGTTGATGAAAGTCCCGTTCGTGGAGCCGAGATCTTTGACGACCACTTCATTGCCGCGCAACAACACTTCACAATGATGGCTGGAAATGGAGGGTTCGGTGATGGGAAACGTGTTGTCATCCACCCGGCCGATGGTGGTTTTATCCACCTTCAGCTCGTACGAACGTCCCGCAAATCCTTCACTGAGCACGACGAGTTTGGCCATAGATTGGTTACGTGCGGACGATTATCGCCACAGACGGATTCAAGTCAAACGGATTTCTGAAAAGTTGTGGGACTGTCCGGCTCAACTTTTTTCAATCAACGCGCGAAATTCAGCGAACAACGGCGTCGAATCATGCGGCCCCGGTGAAGCCTCCGGGTGATATTGCACGCAAAAAACCGGTTTCGTTTTGTGCCGCATCCCTTCCACGGTCTGGTCGTTCAGGTTGATGCGGTTCACAACGACATCTGACGGCAACGACGAAGCCTCCACGGCAAACCCGTGATTTTGCGAGGTGATTTCCACTTTGCCGGTTTCCAGATCTTTCACCGGCTGGTTGCCGCCGCGATGGCCGAACTTGAGTTTGAAGGTTTTACCACCCAAGGCCTGACCGAGAATCTGGTGACCCAGACAAATGCCAAAGATCGGAATCCCGCTCTTGACCAGATCGCTGGTGGCTTGTACGGCGTAACCGAGCGCCGCCGGATCGCCTGGCCCGTTCGAGAGAAAAATTCCCGCCGGCTTGAAATTCAGCGCCGCAGCGGCGGGTGTGGTGGCAGGAACAACCTGGACTTTGAAGCCGTGTTGGCGCAACCGGCGCAGAATGTTGTACTTCATGCCGAAATCGTAAGCCACAATCGGGATGTCTGCCGGCGGCAGCGGATCGCGCACGGTGCGGGCGTCGGCTGTCACGTTTCCGTGAACGAGATTGAAACTGGCGCTCTGTTCATCTTTCTCGTCCCACAAGAACGGTTTGGAATGCGTGACGTCCTTCACGTAGTCCACGCCCACCAATCCTGGCCAGCTCTTTGCCCGCGACAAAGCCTGGGCGTCAGACATTTCCTCGGTCGAAATGAAACCGTTCAATGCTCCGCGCACCCGGAGTTTTTTGGTGAGCGCGCGGGTGTCGATTCCTTGAATTCCCGGAATCTCGTTTTGTTCCAGGTAGTCGCCCAACGTGGCATCTGCGCGCCAGTTGCTCATCACGGGCGAGAGTTCGCGAATGACAAATCCCGCCACGTGCGGCCGCCACGATTCCACATCCTGCTGGTTGACGCCATAATTCCCGATGAGCGGATAGGTCATCGTTACAATTTGGCCTTTGTAAGATGGGTCGGTCAGAATCTCCTGATAGCCGGTCATGGAAGTGTTGAAACAAACCTCGCCGCAGGTCGAAGCGCGCGCGCCAAAACCTGCTCCGTGAAACACCGTGCCGTCTTCCAACGCCAGAATTGCTTTCATGTCATCAACGACAAACTGCGGCGTGATGCTAAAGTGGAAGCGACTGCGGTCAAGTTTTAACCATGAAAAAGCGCGGCTGGATTCAGCCGCGCGATTCTCAACCCGGAAAAATCGGATGATTACTTTTTCTTCAACTTTTCCAATTTCAGGACGTAATCTTTTGCGGCCGTCCCGCCGTAACCCGTTTCCTTGCTCAACGTGTTCCCGTCAGCGTCCAGCACGATGATGGTGGGATAACCTTCGATGGCGTACTTCTCCGACAATGCCTGGTTGGCCTTTTTCAACGCGGCGCTTTGCGGTTTGCTCCGCGGAAAATCCACTTCGACCAACACCAGGTTTGCCTTGGCAAATTGGATGAACTCCGGCGACGAAAGCACATTTTTGTGCAACGCCTTGCACGGCGGACACCAATCCGAGCCGGTAAAATCCATCAGCACCAGTTTCTTTTCAGCCTTGGCTTTGGCTTGCGCCTTGGGGAGATCGGTCAACCACTCGCCTTCGGCGGCGATTGCAAGTGGCAAGGTCGCCCAACATAGAAGCGAGCAAATCGTGATCAGTTTTTTCATAATTGTGTTCCGTTTGGTTATGACTGTTTCTTTTTGAACCCCTCCAGCTTGGCAATAAAAGCCTTGGGGCCGCCTTCCGAGTAGCCGACCTGCTTGCCGATCTGGTTACCGGCGCTGTTTAAGACCACAAAGGTTGGAAAACCATCGACTTTGTATTTTACTTGGAGCGCTTTGTTGGCTCTCTTCAACTGGGCGGGTTGTTGCTTCTTTCGGGGAAAGTCCAGTTCTACCAACACCAGATTCTTGGCGGCGTATTCGGCAAACTCCGGCGTCGCTAATACTTCCTTGTTGAATTTGATGCACCAGCCGCACCAGTCCGACCCGGTGAAATCCATCAGCACCAGCTTGTTTTCCGCCTTGGCTTTGGCTTGCGCTTGGGGAAGGTCGGTCAACCACTCGGCTTCCGCAGCGAAAGATTGCAGAGCGGCCCACGCCGTAAGCAAACAGATGACAATCGTTTTCATAACACTTCAAAAATGCGTTCAGTCAATATCAGCAGTTAGACTCCCGCCGGCTCGTTTTGTTCATGCCAGACCATTTCTCCACTGACAATGGTCGCAACGGCTTTCCCTTTCAACGGCCAGCCGTGGAACGGATTGTTGCGTGATTTGCTGGCGGTGGACCCGGCTTCAAAAATCCAGTCCGCCTCAGGATCAAAGATCGTCACATCCGCATCGGCACCCACGGTCAACGTGCCTTTCCGCAGGCGCAGCAATCTGGCCGGCGCGACGGTGAATTTGGCGATCACATCGCTGAGACCCAGCAACTTCGTGTGATAAAGCTGCATCAGGGAGAGCGGCAGTTCCGTTTCCAAACCCGTGATGCCGAACGGAGCATAGTCGAACTCCACTTCCTTTTCGTAATCGCAATGCGGAGCGTGATCGCTGCAAAGGATCTCAATCGTGCCATCGGCCAGACCTTCGAGAATCCCCTCGCGGTCGCGCGCCGACCGCAACGGCGGGTTCATTTTGAAATTTGTGTCGTAAGCGGGCCACGAAGGAAGGTTGAGAGTTGAAAGCTGAGAGTTGAGAGTTGTGGACAATCGCCTCCCGTCGCTTTCCCAGAATTTTTCGCTGCCAGCTATCGCCACATCGGTCAGCGTGAAGTGATGGGGGCAGGCTTCACCGGAAATCGGCACCCCGCGCTTCTTGGCCTCACGCAGCAACCGCACGCTGCCCGCCGCGCTGAGATGCTGGCAATGGACGTGCGCGCCGGTCAATTCCGCCAACAGAATATTTCGCGCCACGATCATCTCCTCGCCCGCGGCCGGCCAGCCACGCAAGCCGAGCGCCGTGCTCCAGTAGCCTTCGTGCATCACGCCGTCGGTCACTAGCGAATAATCCTGGCAATGATCCATGACCGGCAGGTCGAACATTTTGGCGTATTCGAGCGCGCGCCTCATCAAATCGTTGTTCTGCACACAGTGCCCGTCATCCGTGATCGCCACCACCCCGGCGTTTTTCAATGAGCCAATCGGCGACAGTTCCTCCCCGGCGATGTTTTTGGTGATCGCACCCGTCACAAAGACATTCACGACACCTTCACGTTGGGATTTTTCGTGAATGAGCGCGACGGTGCCGGAGTTGTCGATCGGCGGCGAGGTGTTTGGCATGCAGACGATGGACGTGAATCCGCCGCGCGCCGCTGCCGCGGTGCCCGTGGCGATGGTTTCCTTGGCCGACTGTCCCGGTTCGCGCAGGTGAACATGCAGATCAATCAACCCCGGACAAACCACGAGTCCCTGGACGTCTCTCCTTTCGATGTTGGCCGGCGCTTTCTTTCCCGCCTCCGTGCCGACGGCCGCGATCTTTCCCTCCAATATCAGCACGTCCGCCACGGCATCAAAACGATTGGCCGGATCGATGACGCGTCCGCCGGTGAGCAGCAAGGAATTCATGCGGCGGGAAACATAACGGACGCGAATTGACAAGGCAAGCGCGGGCGTTAGTATCCGGAGCATTGCGGGCGTAGTTCAATGGTAGAACGGAAGCCTTCCAAGCTTCACACGAGGGTTCGATTCCCTTCGCCCGCTCCAGTCCCGCACTTCCATTGAACCCCACCGCGCAATGGTACGAAACATGGCACAAAACAGGATTAATCGCGGAAAAAAAGCCACCAAACGATCAGCAACATCGGCAGCATGTAAGGCAAGGTGTATTTGAAAATGAAACCGAGGAAGGTGGGCGTGTGGATTTTGTTGTGGTCGGCGATGGCTTTGACCATGAAGTTCGGGCCATTGCCGATGTAGGTGTTTGCGCCAAAAAACACCGCCGCGACGCTCACCGCCACAACGTCGATTGTCTGTGTCGCCAATAGATGAGGCACATCGGCGTCATTAACCGCACCCATCAGCGCACTGAAGAAACTCAGATACGTGGGTGCGTTGTCCAGCACGCTGGAAAGTGAACCACAACTCCAATAGAAGAACGCAGGTGACGGGTCGGCCAGCAGGCTCGCGTTGGCTTCCAACCAGTCCAGTGCCGGCATCATCGTCGCAAAAATTCCCACAAAGAGGATGGCTACTTCCTGAATGGGATGAAAATTGAAATCGTTGGCTTCATGCACCGACTTGCGCGTCGTAAAGTATGACCCGAGCGAGGCAGCGACCATCAGGAGTTCGCGCAGAAAGGGAGGCTGATTGATGAAGACCGCGAGAAGAATGACCGCCAGAAAAAACAGATTCGGCATGCCTTCGAACTTCCAGGTTTCATGGGCAGTTTCACGTTCGCGAACCGGCTTGGGCGCGCGGAGATAATTCACATGGTCCACGGCGAAAAACATCAGCAATAAAATGGCGACGCCCACCGCCCACATCGGCCAGCAGTGTTCCGCCACCCACCAGAACGGGATTCCTTTCAAATAGCCGAGAAACAATGGCGGATCACCGATGGGCGTGAGACAGCCGCCGACGTTTGAGACGATGAAAATGAAAAAGACGACGTGATGCGCGGTGACGCGGTATTTGTTCATGCGCAGCCAGGGACGGATCAGCAGCATCGAGGCGCCTGTGGTACCGAGGAGATTGGCGATGACTGCGCCGACGAAGAGAAACACGACGTTGACGAACGGCGTGGCCTCACCCTTGACGGTGATGTGAATGCCGCCGGAGACGACGTAGAGCGAACCGATCAACGCAATGAAGCTGACGTATTCGTGCGCGGTGTGTAGCACGCGTTGATGGGCGTGCAACCCGAAGAGGTAATAGCAAAGCGTGATCGCGCCCAACGCATAGGCGACTTTGGGAAAATGTTTGTGCCACCATTTTGGAATTGCCACCGGCGCGACTGCAATCGTGGCCAGCAACAGGCCGAACGGCAAAATCATCCAGGGGTTGGGCGTCGCGGCTGCCGATTCCATGCGGCGAAGCTACGTTGCCGCTTAAAATGCGGTCAAACAGAATCGGCCAGCCCGGGGTCCGAATCGGGTGCGGTGGGCGAGCAAGGCGCTTCATCGCTGCAATTCAGTTGCGCGTCCATCAGGCTGCCTCGGCCAGCAAGACCCGGCTGCGTTGCCGCACCCGGACTTGTTTGGCCGCCTGCTGCCGTGCAGTCCCGGCTTTTTCCTCGAACAGCTCGGGGAACAACAGCAGCGGGAAGGGAGTCAACCACGCCAGCGCCGCGGCCTCGTTGGCCGCGCGGCGCAACAGCGCGTTGAGTTCCGGTTCCGGCGTCTCGTTCAAGAGCCGCAGGAGCAGCGTGTCCTTGAGCCGGTCGAGCGCGGTTTCCACCGTGCCGCGGAACGGCGCCGCCGGCACCGGTATCACCTCAAACCGGGTCTCCGGCGCAAACTGCGCCGTCACCTTTCGATACTTTGCATTCATTTTGCCTTTCTATTGGGGCCGCCAACGGAGGCGGCCGGGGGTTAAACAAAAAACCCGCGATTGACTGGCAATCGCGGGTCTCTTGAAATTCTATTTGCGTTATCGGTTAGAACTTTCCTCCCACGTTGCCAATGGACCGGGTGAAGCGGTGACAGATGGACATCCATCCATCGACGCGCCGGGCGCACAGGCTGTTCTTAACATTTAACGTGGTTTTCATTCCAACGGCGCATAGCAGACACCATTGCTGGACAGTTGTCAAAAAGATTTCGCCGGCACATATATGCTTCGGGGAGGGGCGGCCGGAACTCCATATCTGAACTTGTCGCCGAAATAGCAAGTGCTAGAATGAAACAGCAATGTCGAACGAAGGACCAAAACCCGAAGCGCAGAAGCCGCTCCGCATGGTGACTTGCGGTAGTTGCGGGGCCAAAGTCTTTATTCCGGGCGACCTGGCGCCGCTGGCCACCGCGCCGTGCCCCAAATGCAAGCATCCGGTCATGATGCCGATGATGCTCCGGCAATTTGAACTGCGCGCTTTCATTGCTTCCGGCGGAATGGCCACCGTCTATCGGGCGTTTGACACCACCTTGGAGCGGGAGGTGGCGGTCAAGCTGATGAAGCATGAGTTGCTCAACGATACGAAGGCCTTGGAGAGTTTTTACCGGGAAGCGCGGGCGTGTGCCTCGCTGAATCACACGAACATCATCCACATCTACACCTTTAACGAATTGGACGGGCTGCGGTATCTGGTGATGGAACTGGCCGACCGGGGCAGTCTCGACAGCCGCATTACCCGGCAGCAGCGATTACCGGAACTGGACGTTTTGGACATTGGAATCAAAGTGGCGTCGGCCCTCGACACAGCGCTCAAACACAACCTGCTGCATCTAGACATCAAGCCGGGCAACATTTTGTTTGATGCGGCTGGCGAACCCAAGTTGATCGATTTCGGTCTGGCCCGCAAGGTGGAGGCGGATGTCACTCAAGAACAAGCCGCTTGGGGAACGCCGTATTACGTGGCACCGGAAAAAATCAAGCGCGAGCCGGAAACTTTTTTGTCGGACATGTACAGCCTGGGCGGGACGCTTTACCATGCGCTGACGGGCCATGTGCCATTTGAAGCTCCGACGGTGGATGAAGTCGTCGCCGCGCACGTTCACACACCCCTGACCCCGCCGAACCACGTCGTCCCGGAAATTACCAGACCAACAAGTGATGCGTTGCAGCGTGCGCTGGCCAAGAATCCAGCGGATCGATTCCCTAGCTATTTTGAATTTCGATTGGCGCTGGAAGACGCTCGCGGCAACTTGCTGAGGCAACACTATAATCAGCCCCCGCCAC
Encoded proteins:
- a CDS encoding thioredoxin family protein, coding for MKKLITICSLLCWATLPLAIAAEGEWLTDLPKAQAKAKAEKKLVLMDFTGSDWCPPCKALHKNVLSSPEFIQFAKANLVLVEVDFPRSKPQSAALKKANQALSEKYAIEGYPTIIVLDADGNTLSKETGYGGTAAKDYVLKLEKLKKK
- a CDS encoding DUF4230 domain-containing protein: MFKRLLVIAAILVAIIFGLWLASVLPRLAGFGSAPKVYNTATLLKQVQTLSQLVTVKYVMEKIVVLEDPPKNLLGQAFAGESRVLLVAHGIVKAGVDLSELKPADLQVMEKKVVLTLPPSQITDVYLDDKQTKIVERTTGFLRSFDKDLEQTARQNAVDDIRRAARSGGILKDADERAQAQLKNLFKQLGYTVEFRSP
- a CDS encoding FHA domain-containing protein, translating into MAKLVVLSEGFAGRSYELKVDKTTIGRVDDNTFPITEPSISSHHCEVLLRGNEVVVKDLGSTNGTFINGQKITEGVLKPGQILRLGQIEVRLESDTPGSTAKKTVDQTMVIPQGVKLNDLEQGPRTSGFDTTSKAFSKKTDKANKYFIVFGIIVAVIIAVLLFIALQQAK
- the carA gene encoding glutamine-hydrolyzing carbamoyl-phosphate synthase small subunit codes for the protein MKAILALEDGTVFHGAGFGARASTCGEVCFNTSMTGYQEILTDPSYKGQIVTMTYPLIGNYGVNQQDVESWRPHVAGFVIRELSPVMSNWRADATLGDYLEQNEIPGIQGIDTRALTKKLRVRGALNGFISTEEMSDAQALSRAKSWPGLVGVDYVKDVTHSKPFLWDEKDEQSASFNLVHGNVTADARTVRDPLPPADIPIVAYDFGMKYNILRRLRQHGFKVQVVPATTPAAAALNFKPAGIFLSNGPGDPAALGYAVQATSDLVKSGIPIFGICLGHQILGQALGGKTFKLKFGHRGGNQPVKDLETGKVEITSQNHGFAVEASSLPSDVVVNRINLNDQTVEGMRHKTKPVFCVQYHPEASPGPHDSTPLFAEFRALIEKS
- a CDS encoding dihydroorotase; the protein is MNSLLLTGGRVIDPANRFDAVADVLILEGKIAAVGTEAGKKAPANIERRDVQGLVVCPGLIDLHVHLREPGQSAKETIATGTAAAARGGFTSIVCMPNTSPPIDNSGTVALIHEKSQREGVVNVFVTGAITKNIAGEELSPIGSLKNAGVVAITDDGHCVQNNDLMRRALEYAKMFDLPVMDHCQDYSLVTDGVMHEGYWSTALGLRGWPAAGEEMIVARNILLAELTGAHVHCQHLSAAGSVRLLREAKKRGVPISGEACPHHFTLTDVAIAGSEKFWESDGRRLSTTLNSQLSTLNLPSWPAYDTNFKMNPPLRSARDREGILEGLADGTIEILCSDHAPHCDYEKEVEFDYAPFGITGLETELPLSLMQLYHTKLLGLSDVIAKFTVAPARLLRLRKGTLTVGADADVTIFDPEADWIFEAGSTASKSRNNPFHGWPLKGKAVATIVSGEMVWHEQNEPAGV
- the hemB gene encoding porphobilinogen synthase — encoded protein: MNLHAVGQFPAYRPRRLRQSPVLRRLVSETQLSVAQLVLPMFVRSGRKVRRPVAAMPGVFQLSPDELVREATRAQEMGVPAVLLFGIPDRKDAKASGAYAANGIVQQAVRRLKHELPDLLVITDVCLCEYMEHGHCGIVQRDKTGGRILNDPSLKLLARAALSHAEAGADMVAPSDMMDGRVRVIREQLDKTGFPETPIMSYAAKFASAFYGPFREAAESAPKFGDRRSYQMDPANAAEALREVALDIQEGADIVMVKPALAYLDILHRVKAEFGYPTAAYAVSGEYSMIKAAASKGWIDERTVTLESLLAMRRAGADILITYAALDVARWLKEK
- a CDS encoding serine/threonine protein kinase, with the protein product MSNEGPKPEAQKPLRMVTCGSCGAKVFIPGDLAPLATAPCPKCKHPVMMPMMLRQFELRAFIASGGMATVYRAFDTTLEREVAVKLMKHELLNDTKALESFYREARACASLNHTNIIHIYTFNELDGLRYLVMELADRGSLDSRITRQQRLPELDVLDIGIKVASALDTALKHNLLHLDIKPGNILFDAAGEPKLIDFGLARKVEADVTQEQAAWGTPYYVAPEKIKREPETFLSDMYSLGGTLYHALTGHVPFEAPTVDEVVAAHVHTPLTPPNHVVPEITRPTSDALQRALAKNPADRFPSYFEFRLALEDARGNLLRQHYNQPPPPPSGSSGKSWWRR
- a CDS encoding thioredoxin family protein, producing the protein MKTIVICLLTAWAALQSFAAEAEWLTDLPQAQAKAKAENKLVLMDFTGSDWCGWCIKFNKEVLATPEFAEYAAKNLVLVELDFPRKKQQPAQLKRANKALQVKYKVDGFPTFVVLNSAGNQIGKQVGYSEGGPKAFIAKLEGFKKKQS
- a CDS encoding sodium:proton antiporter, whose protein sequence is MESAAATPNPWMILPFGLLLATIAVAPVAIPKWWHKHFPKVAYALGAITLCYYLFGLHAHQRVLHTAHEYVSFIALIGSLYVVSGGIHITVKGEATPFVNVVFLFVGAVIANLLGTTGASMLLIRPWLRMNKYRVTAHHVVFFIFIVSNVGGCLTPIGDPPLFLGYLKGIPFWWVAEHCWPMWAVGVAILLLMFFAVDHVNYLRAPKPVRERETAHETWKFEGMPNLFFLAVILLAVFINQPPFLRELLMVAASLGSYFTTRKSVHEANDFNFHPIQEVAILFVGIFATMMPALDWLEANASLLADPSPAFFYWSCGSLSSVLDNAPTYLSFFSALMGAVNDADVPHLLATQTIDVVAVSVAAVFFGANTYIGNGPNFMVKAIADHNKIHTPTFLGFIFKYTLPYMLPMLLIVWWLFFRD